One window of Oxyura jamaicensis isolate SHBP4307 breed ruddy duck unplaced genomic scaffold, BPBGC_Ojam_1.0 oxyUn_random_OJ72652, whole genome shotgun sequence genomic DNA carries:
- the CDC42EP2 gene encoding cdc42 effector protein 2: MSTKAPIYLKRGSRKGKRAKLRDVLSCDMISPPLGDFRHTIHVGSGGEGDTFGDVSFLRGKFHLLPRAETTSASSFQFARTSTLGERPASEAASPLLKNAVSLPILGTPQALMLPVAPAPPKPPRLHLDERVGLEEEKEEERGAEPFLPHAGSLLSLHVDLGPSILDDVLQVMERHQAEGSVQILT, from the coding sequence ATGTCCACCAAGGCGCCAATCTACCTGAAGCGGGGTAGCCGCAAGGGGAAGCGCGCCAAGCTGCGTGATGTGCTGTCCTGCGACATGATCAGCCCGCCGCTCGGCGACTTCCGCCACACCATCCACGTTGGCAGCGGTGGCGAGGGCGACACCTTCGGCGACGTCTCCTTCCTCCGCGGCAAATTCCACCTCCTGCCCCGTGCCGAGACCACCAGCGCCTCATCCTTCCAATTTGCCAGGACTTCCACCCTCGGGGAGCGTCCGGCCTCAGAGGCGGCCTCACCGTTGCTCAAAAACGCCGTTTCTTTACCCATTCTGGGCACCCCGCAGGCGTTGATGCTGCCGGTGGCACCGGCTCCTCCAAAACCGCCGCGGTTGCACCTCGATGAGCGGGTTGGcttggaggaggaaaaggaggaagagcgGGGTGCCGAGCCCTTCCTCCCGCACGCcggctccctcctctccctccacGTTGACTTGGGGCCGTCCATCCTGGACGACGTCCTGCAAGTGATGGAGAGGCATCAAGCGGAGGGATCGGTGCAGATCTTGAcctga